The following coding sequences lie in one Desulfosalsimonas propionicica genomic window:
- a CDS encoding lipoprotein-releasing ABC transporter permease subunit, whose translation MKFEYFIGSRYLKSRQKTGFISFITVLSIAGVTVGVMALVIVIAVMTGAESYFKTKILGVEPHVVLHHHEGSIPEYASVIDRLESSGLTESVMPYAETQVMLRSGSGMSGAVLRGLDPEAGGSHIIGLSRKELKEKLSPGQSRDSNTETPPLVLGKNLARRLGAETGDVIYLISSRGMVTPAGHMPSMKRFVVKGIFESGFYEYDASLAYTRLEATQGLLRIGDAVTGIGIRVDDIYRADRIAEKIQENLGFPYWTMDWMEMNRNFFSALKLEKTVMFIILTLIILVAAFNIASTLIMMVMSKTRDIAILKAMGATDRSIRKIFVFNGLVIGTIGTVLGTVLGLTGCFLLQHYQFVQLPGDVYYFTTLPVEVRWTDVAIIVSAALGICLGATLYPAAKASRINPVEALRHG comes from the coding sequence ATGAAATTTGAGTATTTTATCGGAAGCCGGTATTTGAAGTCCCGGCAAAAGACCGGCTTTATATCCTTTATCACCGTGCTCTCTATTGCCGGGGTCACGGTGGGGGTTATGGCGCTGGTGATTGTCATTGCCGTGATGACCGGGGCGGAGTCCTATTTCAAGACCAAGATCCTGGGTGTGGAGCCCCATGTTGTTTTGCATCATCACGAGGGTTCCATACCGGAATACGCTTCGGTGATTGACCGCCTGGAATCAAGCGGTCTGACGGAATCGGTTATGCCCTATGCTGAAACCCAGGTAATGCTTCGTTCGGGTTCGGGCATGTCGGGTGCGGTTTTACGGGGCCTGGATCCGGAAGCCGGAGGATCTCACATCATCGGCCTTTCCCGGAAGGAATTAAAGGAGAAATTATCCCCCGGCCAAAGCCGGGACAGCAATACAGAAACCCCGCCCCTGGTCCTTGGCAAAAATCTGGCCCGGCGTCTGGGCGCGGAAACCGGAGATGTCATCTATCTGATATCGTCGCGGGGCATGGTGACCCCGGCCGGGCACATGCCGTCAATGAAACGGTTTGTGGTCAAGGGAATTTTTGAATCCGGGTTTTACGAATATGACGCATCACTGGCCTATACGCGCCTGGAGGCCACGCAGGGATTGTTGCGCATCGGCGATGCGGTCACCGGTATCGGCATCCGGGTCGACGATATTTACCGGGCGGACCGGATCGCCGAAAAAATTCAGGAAAATCTGGGCTTTCCATATTGGACCATGGACTGGATGGAAATGAACCGCAATTTTTTTTCCGCCCTGAAACTGGAAAAAACCGTCATGTTTATCATCCTGACCCTGATTATTCTCGTGGCGGCCTTTAACATTGCATCCACCCTGATCATGATGGTGATGAGCAAAACCCGCGACATTGCCATTTTAAAGGCCATGGGCGCAACAGACCGCAGCATTCGGAAAATATTTGTCTTCAATGGCCTGGTCATCGGCACAATCGGCACGGTTCTGGGCACGGTCCTGGGTCTGACGGGCTGTTTTCTGCTACAGCATTACCAGTTTGTTCAGCTTCCCGGGGATGTGTATTATTTCACCACCCTGCCCGTGGAGGTGCGCTGGACAGACGTGGCCATCATTGTTTCCGCGGCCCTGGGCATCTGTTTGGGCGCTACTTTGTATCCGGCGGCAAAAGCTTCCCGGATAAACCCGGTGGAGGCACTGCGCCATGGCTGA
- a CDS encoding ABC transporter ATP-binding protein encodes MADTDVSKTGPCGNKAGAPTGPLLEVSGLCKRFTDKGSRIEVLNDLSLCLDPGSTMAVVGESGVGKSTLLHVLGALDPPDQGRVCYQGADVFGLSNSELAAFRNARIGFVFQFHYLLSGFTSIENVMMPGLIAGMQKKEIRDKSEAILVRVGLQDRLGHRVGDLSGGEQQRVALARALVLNPDILLADEPTGNLDRKNSAQVHEFLVELNREMGMAMIVVTHSAALAEMMQRRMQIVSGRLESIE; translated from the coding sequence ATGGCTGACACAGATGTTTCAAAAACCGGTCCCTGCGGCAATAAAGCAGGGGCGCCAACCGGCCCCCTGCTGGAAGTTTCCGGGCTGTGCAAGCGGTTTACGGATAAGGGCAGCCGTATCGAGGTTTTAAACGATTTGTCCCTGTGTCTTGACCCCGGCAGTACCATGGCTGTGGTGGGGGAATCCGGGGTGGGAAAGTCCACCCTGCTCCATGTGCTGGGTGCCTTGGATCCGCCGGATCAGGGGCGGGTGTGCTATCAGGGTGCAGATGTCTTTGGGTTAAGCAATTCAGAACTTGCAGCATTCCGAAATGCCCGGATCGGATTTGTATTTCAGTTTCACTACCTGCTTTCCGGATTCACCAGTATTGAGAATGTGATGATGCCGGGCTTGATTGCCGGCATGCAGAAGAAGGAGATTCGGGATAAATCCGAGGCCATACTGGTGCGGGTGGGTCTGCAGGACCGGCTCGGACATCGCGTCGGCGATTTGTCCGGCGGTGAACAACAGCGCGTGGCCCTGGCCCGGGCCCTGGTGTTAAACCCGGATATCCTGCTGGCCGACGAACCCACCGGCAACCTGGACCGGAAAAACAGTGCTCAGGTGCATGAATTTCTGGTGGAGTTGAACCGGGAAATGGGAATGGCCATGATTGTTGTCACGCACAGCGCCGCACTTGCAGAAATGATGCAGCGCAGAATGCAGATTGTCAGCGGCAGGCTTGAGTCAATCGAATAA
- the bamA gene encoding outer membrane protein assembly factor BamA — translation MRTGIWTAVVLLCILTAMIVPAEAETVVQQVKVEGNQRIEDDAILRAISTQAGDVYDESRLSEDLEAIYRMGYFDDVRVAAEQQEDGNVVVFTVKEKPTLRNITLSGNRFFDDEEIREQIDISTGAILNIYRIKRNIKAIEAFYEEKNYHNAQVDYNIKELDHNQADLEFVIEEGKKVRIKEIRIEGNQDYSDKQLKKIMKTSEKGFFSWLTSSGDLDMQKLEQDAARLEAHYQNNGYARARVGEPVVKYEGDWIYVTMKIHEGPRFKVGDVRFEGDLLKPAGELSQSVSIDQEPYYNRQVLQNDVVRLTDIYADEGYARADVRPGMNPRSEENVMDIVFRMQKNEPVYFEKIVIEGNTKTRDKVIRRELEVHEQEKYSASDLKRSVRNLHRLDYFEDVNVQTLEGSSEDRMRLNIDVTEKATGSFSFGAGYSAIDKLYIMGSISERNFLGKGQKIELQLQTGSESQHFRFRFTEPWLFDIPLSASAEAYNWERDYDDYELDSKGGRLRFGYPLYDDVRGYLSYGYDVSEVDDILEDFRNTIDEGRYTTSSVTASVVYDSRDRIINPTEGARHSLSVEYAGLGGNVGFVKSTAEAGKYFPLFWDTVGFLHAEGGYVKETGDKLLPDYEKFYLGGINSLRGFDWRDVSAFDENGNRIGGEKFVQFNVEFIFPLLKDAGLTGVLFYDTGNVYGEDESVDLGELRESAGFGIRWYSPLGPIRLERGYVLDRRKNEQGEYIEDSGRWEFSMGGAF, via the coding sequence ATGCGAACAGGAATCTGGACAGCGGTTGTTTTGCTTTGCATCCTGACGGCCATGATTGTGCCGGCGGAAGCAGAGACAGTGGTGCAGCAGGTAAAAGTTGAGGGCAATCAGCGGATTGAAGATGATGCCATACTCAGGGCCATTAGTACCCAGGCGGGTGACGTCTATGATGAAAGCCGGCTCTCCGAGGATCTGGAGGCCATTTATCGCATGGGATATTTCGATGATGTGCGTGTGGCCGCAGAGCAGCAGGAAGACGGCAATGTTGTCGTTTTTACGGTCAAGGAAAAACCCACCCTGCGAAACATCACCCTGTCGGGAAACCGCTTTTTTGATGATGAGGAAATTCGTGAACAGATCGATATTTCTACAGGCGCCATTCTCAATATTTATCGGATCAAGCGAAATATTAAGGCCATTGAGGCCTTTTATGAAGAAAAAAATTACCACAACGCGCAGGTGGATTACAACATCAAGGAGCTTGACCACAATCAGGCTGACCTGGAGTTTGTCATCGAAGAGGGCAAAAAGGTACGGATCAAAGAGATCCGGATCGAGGGCAACCAGGATTATTCGGATAAACAGCTTAAGAAAATAATGAAAACCTCTGAAAAGGGTTTCTTCTCCTGGCTGACCTCCTCCGGGGATCTGGATATGCAGAAGCTTGAGCAGGATGCTGCCCGGCTCGAGGCCCATTACCAGAACAACGGCTATGCCCGTGCCCGGGTTGGGGAACCGGTGGTAAAATACGAGGGCGACTGGATTTACGTGACCATGAAAATCCATGAAGGACCCAGATTTAAAGTCGGGGATGTCCGTTTTGAAGGGGATTTGCTTAAACCGGCCGGAGAGCTATCCCAAAGCGTCTCCATTGATCAGGAGCCGTATTACAACCGCCAGGTGCTGCAAAATGACGTGGTCCGCCTCACTGATATCTATGCTGATGAAGGCTACGCCCGGGCTGATGTGCGGCCGGGCATGAATCCCCGTTCGGAAGAAAATGTCATGGATATCGTTTTCCGGATGCAGAAAAATGAACCGGTATATTTTGAAAAAATTGTCATTGAGGGCAACACCAAAACCCGGGACAAGGTCATTCGTCGGGAACTGGAAGTCCACGAACAGGAAAAATACAGCGCAAGCGATTTAAAACGCTCTGTGCGCAATCTTCATCGCCTGGATTATTTCGAGGATGTCAATGTTCAGACCCTTGAGGGTTCCTCTGAAGACCGGATGCGATTAAACATTGACGTTACGGAAAAAGCCACTGGCAGTTTCAGCTTCGGGGCGGGCTACAGCGCCATTGACAAGCTCTACATCATGGGATCGATTTCCGAACGCAATTTTCTGGGCAAGGGGCAGAAAATTGAACTGCAGCTGCAGACCGGAAGCGAATCCCAGCATTTCCGGTTCCGGTTTACCGAGCCCTGGCTTTTTGACATTCCGTTGTCTGCCTCTGCCGAAGCCTATAACTGGGAGCGGGACTATGATGACTATGAGCTTGACAGCAAGGGCGGCAGACTTCGCTTCGGCTATCCCCTCTATGATGACGTGCGGGGTTATTTGTCCTATGGTTATGATGTCAGCGAGGTCGACGATATCCTCGAAGATTTCAGAAATACCATTGACGAAGGTCGGTATACCACAAGCAGCGTGACCGCCAGTGTGGTTTATGACTCACGGGACCGGATCATCAACCCCACTGAAGGGGCCCGCCATTCGTTAAGCGTGGAATATGCGGGTCTGGGCGGAAACGTGGGTTTTGTCAAATCCACGGCTGAGGCCGGCAAATATTTTCCCCTGTTTTGGGACACCGTTGGATTTCTCCATGCCGAAGGCGGATACGTCAAAGAGACCGGCGATAAACTGCTGCCGGATTATGAAAAATTTTATCTGGGCGGGATCAATTCCCTGCGCGGGTTTGACTGGCGGGATGTCAGCGCCTTTGATGAGAATGGCAACCGGATCGGCGGTGAAAAGTTTGTGCAATTTAACGTGGAATTTATATTTCCCCTGCTCAAAGATGCGGGTTTAACAGGAGTGCTGTTTTATGATACAGGTAATGTATACGGCGAGGATGAATCCGTGGATCTGGGCGAATTGCGTGAAAGTGCGGGATTCGGCATCCGCTGGTATTCGCCCCTTGGGCCCATCCGGCTGGAACGCGGCTACGTGCTTGACCGGCGGAAAAATGAGCAGGGAGAATATATAGAAGACTCCGGACGCTGGGAGTTTTCCATGGGAGGGGCGTTCTAG
- a CDS encoding OmpH family outer membrane protein, whose product MKAIQILAISMLACLFLAAGPAGAADVAKIGVIDFQKVISESEAGQKVQEEIQKKGRQMESELQEMAKEIEELDKQLSRDAMVMSKEKRQQKQRELEIKKYDLQSRQREYENEFRQMQSKKVGALRDEILALAEQIGKKEGYLLIIEKNAAVYYPSAIDMTDKIIRKYNERNPA is encoded by the coding sequence ATGAAGGCAATACAAATACTTGCAATTTCGATGCTGGCGTGTCTGTTTCTTGCCGCCGGACCGGCAGGCGCGGCAGATGTGGCCAAAATCGGAGTGATTGACTTTCAGAAGGTGATCAGCGAATCTGAAGCCGGCCAGAAGGTCCAGGAAGAGATCCAGAAAAAGGGCCGTCAAATGGAATCCGAACTTCAGGAGATGGCAAAGGAGATCGAGGAGCTCGACAAGCAGCTTTCCCGGGACGCGATGGTGATGAGCAAGGAAAAACGCCAGCAAAAACAGCGGGAACTGGAGATTAAAAAATATGACCTCCAGTCCAGGCAAAGAGAATATGAAAACGAGTTCCGGCAGATGCAGTCCAAAAAGGTGGGAGCGCTTCGTGACGAGATCCTGGCACTGGCCGAGCAAATCGGGAAAAAGGAAGGCTATCTGCTCATTATTGAAAAAAATGCGGCGGTTTATTATCCCAGTGCAATTGACATGACCGATAAGATTATCCGTAAGTACAATGAGCGAAATCCTGCATAA
- the lpxD gene encoding UDP-3-O-(3-hydroxymyristoyl)glucosamine N-acyltransferase has protein sequence MSSLTLAELAEIISARTEDIHGDAGTTVTCAVPFDQAGPGAVTFADNARLCSRVKDSRAGAVIVPRSFSGPASANLILSDNPRLAFARIMQYFYPQTPCFSGISQKAVIGVDFVAGRDTAVAPLAFIGNNVTLGERVVIHPNVFIGDGVCIGDDTHILANVSILENCVLGSRVIVGAASVIGADGFGYTPDEQGQHVKIPQTGIVQIDDDVELGASNTIDRATFGRTWIRQGVKTDNHVHIAHNVTIGEHTIIVALVGIAGSTKVGRNVIIAGQAGIGGHLTIGDKAVIGPQAGVARDVAPGKTVSGTPEMPHSQWLRVQQALGRLPEMKRQVTAMQRRLESLEKAMAGNEAEDNN, from the coding sequence ATGAGTTCCCTAACCCTTGCAGAGCTGGCGGAAATCATTTCAGCCCGCACTGAGGATATCCACGGCGATGCCGGCACCACGGTCACATGCGCTGTGCCATTTGACCAGGCAGGTCCCGGGGCTGTGACCTTTGCAGATAATGCCCGGCTGTGCAGCCGGGTCAAAGACAGCCGTGCGGGTGCGGTGATCGTGCCGCGCAGTTTTTCCGGGCCGGCTTCGGCAAATCTGATTTTATCGGACAATCCCAGGCTCGCCTTTGCCCGGATCATGCAGTATTTTTATCCGCAAACGCCTTGCTTTTCAGGTATCAGCCAAAAGGCCGTCATCGGGGTTGATTTTGTTGCCGGCCGGGATACGGCTGTGGCGCCTCTTGCCTTTATCGGCAACAATGTGACCCTCGGCGAGCGCGTGGTGATCCATCCGAACGTGTTTATCGGTGACGGAGTTTGCATCGGCGATGATACGCATATTCTGGCCAATGTTTCCATCCTGGAAAATTGCGTGCTCGGCAGCCGGGTGATTGTAGGGGCGGCATCGGTGATCGGCGCGGATGGATTCGGCTATACCCCTGATGAACAGGGACAGCACGTGAAAATCCCGCAGACCGGAATTGTTCAGATCGATGATGATGTGGAGCTTGGTGCATCCAATACCATTGACCGGGCCACATTTGGCCGGACATGGATCCGGCAGGGCGTCAAGACGGACAATCATGTGCATATCGCCCATAATGTCACAATCGGCGAGCATACCATCATTGTGGCCCTGGTGGGAATCGCCGGAAGTACCAAGGTGGGCAGAAACGTCATTATAGCGGGCCAGGCCGGTATCGGCGGGCATTTGACAATCGGCGACAAGGCGGTAATCGGTCCCCAGGCGGGTGTGGCCAGGGACGTGGCGCCCGGAAAAACCGTTTCCGGCACCCCGGAAATGCCCCACAGCCAGTGGCTGCGGGTCCAGCAGGCCCTGGGACGGCTGCCGGAGATGAAAAGGCAGGTCACAGCGATGCAGCGTCGCCTGGAAAGCTTGGAAAAAGCAATGGCCGGCAATGAAGCCGAAGATAACAATTAG
- the lpxA gene encoding acyl-ACP--UDP-N-acetylglucosamine O-acyltransferase gives MIHPTAIIDPEAEIDEDVEIGPYSIIRANVSIASGTWIGSHVTIDSYVDIGPDCQVYQYASIGAVPQAIRFKGEQTYLKIGRNTIIREFVTLNRGTEFGGGVTRIGEDNFLMAYTHVAHDCITGRGVIMANNATLAGHVIVGDHVTIGGLVAVHQFVRLGEYSYIGGKSAVVKDIPPYLIAAGDRANLHGLNKVGLQRHQFSEHCIAQLKKAYRIIFRIGLTVNEAVERVLAEVENTPEVLNLVDFIRNTQRGITR, from the coding sequence ATGATTCATCCCACTGCAATTATTGACCCTGAAGCAGAAATCGACGAAGATGTAGAAATCGGCCCTTATTCGATTATCCGGGCCAATGTTTCCATTGCCTCAGGGACCTGGATCGGTTCTCATGTGACCATTGATTCGTATGTGGACATTGGGCCGGACTGCCAGGTTTACCAGTATGCCTCAATCGGGGCCGTTCCCCAGGCCATCCGGTTCAAAGGGGAGCAGACCTATCTGAAAATCGGGCGCAACACCATTATAAGGGAATTTGTCACTTTAAACCGGGGCACGGAATTCGGCGGCGGGGTCACGCGTATCGGGGAGGACAATTTCTTAATGGCCTACACCCATGTGGCCCATGACTGCATTACCGGCAGAGGCGTGATTATGGCCAATAACGCCACTCTTGCCGGCCACGTGATTGTCGGCGATCACGTTACCATTGGCGGTCTTGTGGCGGTTCACCAGTTTGTCCGCCTTGGCGAGTATTCCTATATCGGCGGTAAATCCGCCGTTGTCAAGGATATCCCGCCGTATTTGATTGCAGCAGGCGACCGGGCAAACCTTCATGGATTAAACAAGGTGGGGCTACAGCGCCATCAGTTCTCCGAGCACTGCATTGCCCAGCTCAAAAAAGCCTACCGCATTATTTTCCGTATCGGGCTGACTGTCAACGAGGCTGTGGAGCGTGTGCTGGCCG